In the Euphorbia lathyris chromosome 5, ddEupLath1.1, whole genome shotgun sequence genome, one interval contains:
- the LOC136231366 gene encoding classical arabinogalactan protein 6-like — protein MASKVIVLSLLLVAIIGMASAAAPATPAATAAAPTSSPTAAEPAADGAGNDTETAGAPGAEVVPGPAGSGATVAGGPAAESPKSGATSVEFSAVAGVAVIAAGFFF, from the coding sequence atggcAAGCAAGGTCATTGTTCTATCTCTTCTCCTTGTCGCCATCATCGGCATGGCATCGGCAGCTGCTCCGGCCACCCCTGCTGCCACTGCCGCAGCTCCCACCTCCAGCCCCACCGCAGCTGAACCTGCTGCTGACGGTGCTGGCAACGATACCGAAACTGCCGGCGCACCTGGTGCCGAAGTTGTTCCTGGACCAGCGGGCTCTGGTGCCACTGTTGCTGGTGGACCTGCTGCTGAATCACCTAAAAGTGGTGCTACCTCCGTCGAGTTCTCTGCTGTCGCCGGAGTTGCCGTCATTGCTGCCGGCTTTTTCTTCTAa